The proteins below come from a single Uloborus diversus isolate 005 chromosome 10, Udiv.v.3.1, whole genome shotgun sequence genomic window:
- the LOC129231213 gene encoding muscle-specific protein 20-like isoform X2, giving the protein MANRGTDRGISVQVQGKLAGKRDPQLEAELLQWIEQIMGQKLPPGPFDEVLRDGTILCNLMNKLMPGCIQKINTSGGQFKMMENINRFQEAAKKWGVPEIDVFQTVDLWERRNISQVAQCLMALGRACYTHPEYTGPCLGPKPSEENKRQFTEEQLRASEGIINLQYGTNKGANQSGQNFGNTRHM; this is encoded by the exons TTGGCTGGAAAGCGTGATCCACAGTTGGAAGCTGAACTTCTACAATGGATCGAGCAAATCATGGGTCAAAAGCTTCCCCCTGGACCTTTCGATGAAGTTTTGAGGGACGGAACAATTCTTTGCAA CTTAATGAACAAGCTTATGCCTGGATGCATTCAAAAGATTAACACTTCAGGAGGCCAATTTAAGATGATGGAGAACATCAACCGCTTCCAGGAAGCTGCCAAGAAGTGGGGTGTGCCAGAGATCGATGTTTTCCAGACAGTTGACTTATGGGAAAGAAGAAACATATCCCAAGTTGCTCAGTGTTTAATGGCATTGGGAAGAGCT tgTTACACACACCCAGAGTACACCGGACCATGCCTAGGACCCAAACCATCTGAAGAAAACAAACGACAGTTTACCGAAGAACAACTCCGGGCCAGTGAAGGCATCATCAACCTACAGTACGGCACCAATAAAGGTGCCAACCAAAGCGGTCAAAACTTCGGCAACACGAGGCACATGTAA
- the LOC129231213 gene encoding muscle-specific protein 20-like isoform X1: MANRGPSFGLSAQVANKLAGKRDPQLEAELLQWIEQIMGQKLPPGPFDEVLRDGTILCNLMNKLMPGCIQKINTSGGQFKMMENINRFQEAAKKWGVPEIDVFQTVDLWERRNISQVAQCLMALGRACYTHPEYTGPCLGPKPSEENKRQFTEEQLRASEGIINLQYGTNKGANQSGQNFGNTRHM, translated from the exons TTGGCTGGAAAGCGTGATCCACAGTTGGAAGCTGAACTTCTACAATGGATCGAGCAAATCATGGGTCAAAAGCTTCCCCCTGGACCTTTCGATGAAGTTTTGAGGGACGGAACAATTCTTTGCAA CTTAATGAACAAGCTTATGCCTGGATGCATTCAAAAGATTAACACTTCAGGAGGCCAATTTAAGATGATGGAGAACATCAACCGCTTCCAGGAAGCTGCCAAGAAGTGGGGTGTGCCAGAGATCGATGTTTTCCAGACAGTTGACTTATGGGAAAGAAGAAACATATCCCAAGTTGCTCAGTGTTTAATGGCATTGGGAAGAGCT tgTTACACACACCCAGAGTACACCGGACCATGCCTAGGACCCAAACCATCTGAAGAAAACAAACGACAGTTTACCGAAGAACAACTCCGGGCCAGTGAAGGCATCATCAACCTACAGTACGGCACCAATAAAGGTGCCAACCAAAGCGGTCAAAACTTCGGCAACACGAGGCACATGTAA